The following coding sequences lie in one Candidatus Eremiobacterota bacterium genomic window:
- a CDS encoding TlpA family protein disulfide reductase, translating to MGRSIGFLAASAAVCFAACGHPSGGAGDQAQTAQVGRRAPNWSQPTLDGRRIAMESLRGKPVYLNFFATWCHGCNEEAEALDLVSRQYRDRGLQVVGVDVLESPRKAAEFRSQHHLSFPLVLDQGTLREQYQINALPVQVFIDRSGTVRRIVLGQISLTEMRANVERLLQ from the coding sequence ATGGGTAGGTCGATTGGCTTTCTCGCCGCCAGCGCTGCGGTGTGCTTCGCCGCGTGCGGTCACCCAAGCGGCGGAGCCGGCGACCAGGCACAGACGGCACAGGTCGGGCGTCGCGCGCCGAACTGGTCGCAGCCCACCTTGGACGGGCGGCGTATCGCCATGGAGTCTCTGCGCGGCAAGCCGGTTTATCTGAACTTCTTTGCGACCTGGTGCCATGGATGTAATGAGGAAGCCGAGGCGCTCGACCTCGTTTCGCGTCAGTATCGGGACCGCGGTTTGCAAGTCGTCGGTGTTGACGTGCTCGAGAGTCCCCGTAAGGCGGCCGAGTTCCGAAGCCAGCATCACCTCTCGTTTCCGCTGGTTCTCGATCAGGGAACCTTGCGCGAGCAGTATCAGATCAACGCACTTCCCGTCCAGGTTTTCATCGATCGCAGCGGGACCGTGCGGCGTATCGTCTTAGGTCAGATTTCTTTGACCGAGATGCGCGCCAACGTCGAACGCCTTCTGCAGTAG
- the ribF gene encoding riboflavin biosynthesis protein RibF → MKIHHELTRDSERPCVVAIGFFDGFHRGHRELARQAFRLRKPGWRSGLLTFANHPATHLRPGTEPPLLCTPEERLELFARAGFEECFFVGFDDSIATLSPAAFLEILVSRLCARAVVVGTTFRFGHKRCGDVAFMRDFLRERGVALVAVDAISEGGERISSTRIRSLILDGAVDEADALLGGTGYEIRGPIEIGAGRGHRLGFPTANVRVPPKLLPKDGVYAAVARYDGRDFPALVSIGTNPQFGGAARTVEAWLRDFQQTIYGRELALREFRYVREQRLFGDVGELIEQMHRDLSVIGFPAYG, encoded by the coding sequence GTGAAGATTCATCACGAGCTGACTCGCGACAGCGAACGACCCTGCGTCGTGGCAATCGGCTTCTTCGATGGCTTTCATCGCGGCCATCGCGAGCTTGCGCGTCAGGCTTTTCGCTTGCGAAAGCCCGGATGGCGTTCGGGTCTATTGACCTTCGCGAATCACCCGGCGACGCATCTGCGTCCCGGAACCGAACCGCCGTTGCTCTGCACACCGGAAGAACGCCTGGAGCTTTTCGCGCGCGCCGGATTCGAAGAGTGCTTCTTCGTGGGATTCGACGATAGCATTGCGACGCTTTCGCCGGCGGCGTTCTTGGAAATCTTGGTGAGTCGTCTTTGTGCGCGGGCCGTCGTGGTCGGAACCACTTTTCGCTTTGGCCATAAGCGCTGCGGCGACGTCGCCTTCATGCGCGACTTCTTACGCGAACGCGGCGTGGCGCTCGTCGCCGTTGATGCCATTTCGGAGGGCGGCGAACGCATTTCCAGCACCCGCATTCGCAGCCTTATTCTCGACGGCGCCGTTGATGAGGCCGACGCGCTCTTGGGCGGCACGGGGTACGAGATTCGCGGCCCAATCGAGATCGGAGCAGGACGAGGCCACCGACTGGGCTTTCCAACGGCCAACGTTCGAGTTCCGCCGAAGCTGCTCCCCAAGGACGGCGTCTATGCGGCGGTCGCGCGGTACGATGGTCGCGACTTTCCGGCGCTGGTTTCGATCGGTACCAATCCGCAGTTCGGCGGGGCGGCGCGCACGGTCGAGGCATGGCTGCGCGATTTCCAGCAGACCATCTACGGACGCGAGTTGGCTCTGCGCGAGTTCCGGTACGTGCGCGAGCAGCGGCTTTTTGGCGATGTCGGCGAACTCATCGAGCAGATGCATCGCGATCTCTCGGTAATAGGCTTTCCGGCCTATGGGTAG
- the truB gene encoding tRNA pseudouridine(55) synthase TruB has protein sequence MIGFVNLFKSAGPSSARAVARVRRIYALHARDRDIAAGHLGTLDPQAAGVLPIAIGKATRLIPLLSDQRKSYACTLVLGRSTTTQDAHGETLEEGAIAADWPKRLEVSLGSFVGRIAQMPPMYSAAHHQGKRLYELARQGKNVERRPRNVTLYGVTLLGIELPNIARLRVACSEGTYIRTLCDDLGASIGIPAHMGALVREGSGPFVLYEARALDEVARNPHAALIAPEQIIPFPTIVLDLRGSADFRAGRVVPLPEGATSRHVFVRDESRTLVGVGEALGALLAPRKVFV, from the coding sequence GTGATCGGTTTCGTCAATCTCTTTAAATCTGCCGGGCCCAGCTCGGCGCGCGCCGTTGCGCGCGTGCGCCGGATTTACGCGCTTCACGCTCGCGATCGCGACATCGCTGCGGGTCACTTGGGCACCTTGGATCCCCAAGCGGCGGGCGTGTTGCCGATCGCCATCGGTAAGGCGACGCGATTGATCCCGCTTCTCAGCGATCAGCGCAAAAGCTACGCGTGCACGCTCGTGCTGGGCCGTTCGACGACCACGCAAGACGCTCACGGCGAAACGCTTGAGGAGGGTGCGATAGCTGCGGACTGGCCCAAGCGGTTGGAGGTGTCGCTGGGGTCTTTCGTCGGCCGAATCGCGCAGATGCCGCCGATGTACTCGGCCGCACATCATCAGGGAAAGCGCCTCTACGAGCTCGCGCGCCAAGGCAAGAACGTCGAGCGGCGGCCTCGCAACGTCACCCTGTATGGTGTTACGTTGCTGGGCATCGAGTTGCCGAACATCGCACGTCTGCGCGTTGCATGCAGCGAGGGTACCTACATTCGAACGCTCTGCGACGATTTGGGCGCCTCGATCGGCATTCCGGCGCACATGGGGGCGCTCGTGCGCGAGGGATCCGGGCCATTCGTGCTCTATGAAGCGCGCGCTCTCGATGAGGTCGCGCGAAACCCGCACGCCGCGCTGATCGCGCCCGAACAGATCATTCCGTTTCCTACGATCGTTCTCGACTTGCGCGGCTCGGCCGATTTTCGAGCGGGGCGCGTCGTTCCGCTGCCCGAGGGCGCGACGAGTCGTCACGTCTTCGTGCGGGACGAATCGCGGACGCTCGTCGGCGTCGGCGAAGCGCTCGGGGCGTTGCTCGCGCCGCGAAAAGTCTTCGTCTAG
- a CDS encoding DHH family phosphoesterase, with translation MIESTPRLATAAEVAAELRRRDSFVMVSHVKPDGDTLGAGLALGLALKKLGKRVAYFQQDCVPRNLRFLPDSQFVSPVLPPDLPHDTLFVFCDMSDWRRAGEHLPPVDRENMLDIDHHLGNALFGKLNFVLENECSTGSVVVHLLRELGAPIDRPIATCILATIMTDTGGFMHSNTTAEALELAAELMRSGADKEEITEQIFLCKRVAATKLIGRVIDAMRFEHGGRYCYSFVDDAMLAQTGADGEDTEDVVNTLLGQEGVDVAALFKAIEGEIRVSLRSAGRINVQAAAQRLGGGGHFRASGLTYHGSLQEAFSAVEAALVVEGL, from the coding sequence ATGATCGAAAGCACGCCGAGGTTAGCAACCGCCGCAGAAGTCGCCGCCGAGCTACGCCGGCGAGACTCGTTCGTGATGGTTAGCCACGTCAAGCCCGACGGCGACACCTTGGGCGCTGGTTTAGCCCTCGGCCTTGCGCTCAAAAAACTTGGCAAGCGCGTCGCATACTTTCAACAAGATTGCGTGCCGCGCAATCTCCGTTTTCTGCCCGATTCACAGTTCGTCTCACCCGTATTGCCGCCGGACTTGCCGCACGATACCTTGTTCGTCTTTTGCGATATGAGCGATTGGCGGCGGGCAGGCGAGCATCTCCCGCCTGTCGACCGCGAGAACATGCTCGATATCGATCATCATCTCGGGAATGCGCTTTTCGGCAAACTCAATTTCGTGCTCGAGAACGAGTGCTCGACGGGCAGCGTCGTTGTGCATCTCCTGCGCGAGCTCGGCGCCCCTATCGATCGTCCAATCGCGACCTGTATATTGGCGACCATCATGACCGACACCGGTGGCTTCATGCATTCGAACACGACCGCGGAGGCGCTGGAGCTCGCCGCCGAGCTGATGCGCAGCGGGGCGGATAAGGAAGAGATCACCGAGCAAATCTTTCTGTGTAAACGCGTCGCAGCTACCAAGTTGATCGGGCGAGTCATCGACGCGATGCGCTTCGAGCATGGCGGCCGGTACTGCTACTCATTCGTTGACGACGCGATGCTCGCCCAGACCGGCGCCGACGGTGAAGATACTGAAGACGTCGTGAATACGCTTCTCGGCCAAGAGGGCGTTGACGTCGCAGCCCTTTTCAAGGCGATTGAGGGCGAGATTCGCGTCAGTCTTCGCTCGGCCGGACGCATCAACGTTCAAGCAGCGGCGCAACGTCTGGGAGGGGGCGGCCATTTTCGCGCGTCGGGCTTAACTTATCACGGATCGTTGCAGGAGGCATTTTCCGCGGTCGAAGCCGCGCTCGTCGTCGAGGGTCTGTAA
- the rbfA gene encoding 30S ribosome-binding factor RbfA: MKQQRIAKIDHEIQRVLGTLVSQELQDPRLAFVTVTRADVTDDLRYCKVFVSVIGDRHQARQSLDALKHAGRFLRGELGRKIDLRHTPELIFVEDRSAERAIALAKTLREAAAMRPAEENE; encoded by the coding sequence ATGAAACAACAACGCATCGCCAAGATCGATCACGAAATTCAACGTGTCCTCGGCACGCTCGTCTCGCAAGAGCTGCAGGACCCACGGCTTGCGTTCGTCACGGTGACACGCGCCGACGTCACTGACGACCTCCGCTACTGCAAGGTCTTCGTTTCCGTGATCGGTGACCGCCACCAGGCGCGCCAATCGCTCGACGCGCTCAAGCACGCCGGACGCTTTTTGCGGGGCGAGCTCGGCCGCAAGATCGACTTGCGCCATACGCCGGAGCTGATCTTCGTAGAAGACCGGTCCGCCGAACGCGCCATTGCGCTGGCCAAGACGCTGCGCGAGGCGGCGGCGATGCGCCCCGCAGAGGAGAACGAATGA
- the infB gene encoding translation initiation factor IF-2, translating into MPGQGGKGAPPRAASPGLISPPRRPAGNGPFRPMAPGGRPMPGRPGPMPSDLPAPSTGGRPGDRSRIHEDKAAAKKDREKELLLDKERQRKKKGDSAPVAPPRALETIEIPDLLTVQELATSMIVPVRDVITELIKIGTMATINQNISSDVATQVAKRFGFNAVVKEAGEEVAVEQEEDKPEMLTGRPPVVTVLGHVDHGKTSLLDKIRQANVAAGEAGGITQKIGAYTVERNDRKITFVDTPGHEAFTAMRARGAKVTDVAILVVAADDGVMPQTREAIAHVQAANVPIVVAINKMDKPDAQPDRVKQQLVEQGLQPVDWGGAVEMVPVSAKTGDGIDGLLDTVLLEADIRELRANKNRRAAGVVIESALHRGRGAVATVLVQNGTLRVGDIVVAGGTFGKVRALIDDKGKQVKKAGPSIPVEVMGLSDVPAAGDTLSVVSDERVARETAEKRATRRRDVRMAAAGSQRVSLETFMSMPAEGRKTLNLIIKADGQGSLEALRARMESLSADDVEIRVIHGGVGAISPNDVNLASASNAVLIGFNIRPDETARRLAENEGVDLRFYQVIYEIEDDLKKAMRGMLAPIEREIVLGRAEVRQVFKVSRVGTIVGCYVTSGKITRSAKVRVVRDASVVFDGQIESLRRFKDDVREVAEGFECGIQIARFQDLKEGDVIEAYALEHIAAELVRA; encoded by the coding sequence ATGCCGGGTCAGGGTGGAAAGGGCGCGCCGCCTCGAGCGGCGTCGCCGGGTTTGATTTCACCGCCCCGGCGTCCCGCCGGCAACGGACCGTTCCGTCCGATGGCGCCTGGGGGCCGGCCGATGCCGGGACGCCCCGGCCCAATGCCGAGCGATCTGCCGGCGCCCTCGACCGGCGGCCGCCCTGGCGACCGTTCGCGGATTCACGAGGATAAGGCGGCGGCGAAGAAAGACCGCGAGAAAGAGCTGCTGCTCGATAAGGAACGACAGCGTAAGAAGAAAGGCGACTCGGCGCCGGTCGCGCCGCCGCGTGCGCTCGAAACCATCGAAATTCCAGATTTGCTGACCGTCCAAGAACTCGCGACCTCGATGATTGTGCCGGTGCGCGATGTGATCACCGAGCTGATCAAGATCGGCACGATGGCAACGATCAATCAAAATATCTCGAGCGACGTCGCAACTCAGGTGGCCAAACGCTTCGGGTTCAATGCGGTCGTCAAGGAAGCCGGCGAAGAAGTGGCGGTCGAGCAGGAAGAGGACAAGCCGGAGATGCTCACCGGCCGTCCTCCCGTTGTCACCGTGCTCGGGCACGTCGATCATGGAAAGACGTCGCTTCTCGATAAGATCCGTCAGGCGAACGTCGCCGCCGGAGAGGCCGGAGGTATCACGCAAAAAATTGGTGCGTACACCGTCGAGCGAAACGACCGCAAGATCACATTCGTCGATACACCCGGTCACGAAGCGTTTACGGCAATGCGCGCCCGCGGCGCAAAGGTTACCGACGTAGCGATCCTGGTCGTTGCGGCCGACGACGGCGTCATGCCCCAAACCCGAGAGGCGATCGCGCACGTTCAAGCGGCCAACGTTCCAATCGTGGTCGCGATCAACAAGATGGACAAGCCCGACGCGCAGCCCGATCGAGTTAAACAGCAACTCGTCGAGCAAGGGCTGCAGCCGGTCGACTGGGGCGGAGCAGTTGAAATGGTTCCGGTCTCGGCGAAGACCGGCGACGGGATCGACGGCTTGCTCGACACGGTTCTGCTGGAGGCCGACATCCGCGAACTGCGCGCGAACAAGAACCGCCGCGCCGCCGGCGTCGTGATCGAATCGGCGCTTCATCGGGGCCGCGGCGCCGTCGCCACGGTACTAGTACAGAACGGAACACTGCGCGTGGGCGACATCGTTGTGGCGGGTGGTACGTTCGGCAAGGTTCGCGCGCTCATCGACGACAAGGGCAAGCAAGTGAAGAAGGCCGGGCCTTCGATTCCCGTCGAGGTGATGGGCCTCTCAGACGTACCCGCCGCTGGCGACACGCTCAGCGTGGTGAGCGACGAACGCGTCGCGCGTGAAACCGCCGAAAAACGAGCGACGCGCCGCCGCGACGTTCGCATGGCCGCGGCAGGCAGCCAGCGCGTTTCGCTCGAGACCTTCATGTCGATGCCGGCGGAAGGCAGGAAGACGCTCAACCTCATTATCAAGGCCGACGGACAAGGTTCGTTGGAAGCGTTGCGGGCCCGGATGGAGTCGTTGTCGGCCGACGATGTCGAGATTCGCGTCATTCACGGCGGCGTCGGCGCGATCTCGCCCAATGACGTCAACCTCGCGAGCGCATCGAATGCGGTGCTGATCGGATTCAACATTCGTCCCGACGAGACCGCGCGCCGCCTGGCTGAGAACGAGGGCGTCGACCTGCGTTTCTATCAAGTCATCTACGAGATCGAGGACGACCTCAAGAAGGCAATGCGAGGAATGCTCGCTCCCATCGAACGCGAGATCGTCTTGGGGCGCGCCGAAGTTCGTCAAGTCTTCAAAGTCAGCCGCGTCGGCACGATCGTCGGGTGCTATGTCACGAGCGGCAAGATTACGCGAAGCGCGAAAGTCCGAGTGGTCCGCGACGCGAGCGTCGTCTTCGACGGGCAAATCGAAAGCTTGCGGCGGTTCAAAGACGATGTTCGCGAGGTTGCGGAAGGCTTTGAGTGCGGTATCCAGATCGCTCGCTTCCAGGATCTCAAGGAAGGCGATGTTATCGAAGCATACGCTCTCGAACACATCGCGGCGGAACTCGTGCGAGCATGA
- a CDS encoding YlxR family protein yields the protein MAPIRTCVGCRRQFAQPDLVRFTRAADGWHADGASRRRRPGRGAYLCSAACAERARKNRRYPGLGEAAAEYGLIENRATTNHNHV from the coding sequence ATCGCGCCGATTCGGACGTGCGTCGGGTGTCGGCGCCAGTTCGCGCAGCCCGATTTGGTGCGTTTTACACGGGCCGCGGACGGCTGGCATGCCGATGGCGCGTCCCGCCGGCGGCGCCCGGGACGCGGCGCTTATCTCTGCTCGGCGGCGTGCGCAGAGCGCGCGCGCAAGAACCGGCGCTACCCGGGGCTTGGCGAAGCGGCAGCCGAATATGGTTTAATAGAGAACCGTGCGACAACAAACCACAACCATGTATGA
- the nusA gene encoding transcription termination/antitermination protein NusA gives MATIENTATEEKLLDVLRDIARERNISFEMLLEALEAALLTAYKRHFGSESNAIVIVDRQTGAYRVFHRRAVVEEVQDPKLEISVKDAKKPYQLGDYYDQEVTPKDFGRIAAQTAKQVIVQRIREAERDTVYNKYVRKLNDLVTGTVQRYEQRNMFITLEGRDEAVMYLDEQVPGEAYRINDFIRAYVLDVKRSPKGPQVILSRAAEGLVQRLLELEVPEISDSTVEIMAIARDPGSRSKVAVKSNRAEVDPIGACLGPKSSRIANVTDNLRGEKVDIIRYDPAAATFISNALAPAKVIGVELFEDDGVALVIVPDYQLSLAIGRDGQNVRLAARLTGWRLDIATESESSQARERYLAEREERVLTDEPTTETPEAAAAPAGDEVDAELIRKLEEFRRERLGTEG, from the coding sequence ATGGCAACGATAGAAAACACGGCAACTGAAGAAAAGCTTCTCGACGTTCTGCGCGATATCGCGCGCGAGCGCAATATCTCTTTCGAGATGCTCCTCGAAGCGCTCGAAGCGGCCTTGCTAACCGCCTATAAGCGCCATTTCGGAAGCGAGTCAAACGCGATCGTGATCGTCGACCGGCAGACGGGCGCCTATCGCGTCTTTCATCGTCGCGCAGTCGTCGAAGAAGTGCAAGACCCCAAGCTCGAGATCTCCGTCAAGGACGCCAAGAAACCTTATCAGCTCGGCGATTATTACGATCAGGAAGTGACGCCGAAAGATTTCGGCCGCATTGCCGCGCAGACGGCAAAGCAGGTGATCGTCCAGCGCATCCGCGAGGCCGAACGAGACACGGTTTACAACAAGTACGTGCGCAAGCTCAACGATTTGGTAACGGGAACGGTGCAGCGCTACGAGCAGCGCAATATGTTCATTACGCTGGAAGGCCGCGACGAGGCCGTCATGTATCTCGACGAACAGGTGCCCGGCGAAGCGTACCGGATCAACGATTTCATTCGAGCCTATGTGCTCGACGTCAAACGGTCGCCGAAAGGACCCCAAGTGATTCTTTCGCGCGCGGCCGAAGGGCTCGTGCAGCGATTGCTGGAGCTGGAAGTTCCGGAGATCTCCGATAGCACCGTGGAGATCATGGCGATCGCGCGCGATCCCGGCAGCCGGTCGAAAGTCGCGGTGAAGAGCAATCGCGCGGAAGTCGATCCCATCGGCGCCTGCCTCGGACCGAAATCGAGCCGGATCGCCAACGTGACCGATAACCTGCGCGGTGAAAAGGTCGATATCATTCGCTACGATCCGGCGGCGGCCACGTTTATCTCCAACGCGCTGGCACCGGCCAAAGTCATTGGCGTCGAACTCTTCGAGGACGACGGCGTGGCACTCGTCATCGTGCCCGATTACCAGCTCTCATTAGCGATTGGGCGCGACGGTCAGAACGTCCGTCTGGCAGCTCGTTTGACCGGATGGCGCCTCGACATTGCGACCGAAAGCGAGTCGAGTCAAGCGCGCGAACGCTATCTTGCCGAACGAGAGGAGCGAGTGCTCACCGACGAGCCCACGACCGAAACGCCGGAAGCGGCGGCAGCGCCCGCAGGTGACGAGGTCGACGCGGAGCTCATTCGCAAACTCGAAGAGTTTCGCCGCGAGCGCCTTGGGACGGAAGGCTAA
- a CDS encoding ribosome maturation factor RimP — translation MRSGSRGSATVAQAFERELDAIVHDAAFAGLEIVTQRARPVGGTTTLSVSIDRPGGADLALCERVAARLNAQLATCDAAYTLEVESAGLDRPLLRPTDYERFTGARARIVTSLTVNGGKTHRGVLRGLRGETVIVETELGELLLPMAAIKSANLEYDPRADLRRDKLQRKQRHGNDRKHGN, via the coding sequence ATGAGGAGCGGATCGAGAGGCAGTGCCACGGTCGCGCAAGCGTTCGAACGGGAGCTCGATGCGATCGTGCACGATGCGGCGTTTGCCGGTCTCGAAATCGTTACGCAGCGAGCGCGTCCTGTTGGCGGCACAACGACCTTGAGCGTCTCGATCGATCGTCCCGGCGGGGCGGATTTGGCACTCTGCGAGCGCGTTGCAGCACGCTTGAACGCTCAACTCGCGACCTGCGATGCCGCGTACACGCTGGAGGTCGAATCGGCAGGACTCGACCGACCGCTCCTCCGCCCCACGGATTACGAGCGCTTCACGGGAGCTCGTGCGCGCATCGTCACGTCGCTCACGGTTAACGGCGGCAAGACGCACCGCGGGGTGTTGCGGGGACTTCGCGGCGAAACCGTCATCGTCGAAACCGAGCTCGGCGAACTGCTGTTGCCGATGGCGGCGATCAAGAGCGCAAATCTAGAATACGACCCGCGTGCCGATCTGCGGCGCGACAAACTTCAACGGAAACAAAGGCATGGCAACGATAGAAAACACGGCAACTGA
- the pyk gene encoding pyruvate kinase, producing the protein MEPVLQKRTKIVATVGPASRDPAILRSLFISGANVLRLNFSHGTREEHANVIAAAREISAKLGIHTAILQDLPGPKVRTGPLASGVSTVRLERGANFTITSQPVAGSAERVSSSYPDLAADVAIGKRLYLQDGQITLLVVGKRGDDIETTVEFGGALRGSVGINYSDGSLNIPSVTNRDFEFLQFGLDHGVDYVALSFVRSAEDVERAKAFIAERKKRVPVIAKIEKHEALTELDNIIAAADGIMVARGDLGIEVPIETVPIIQKQIIAKCNRASKPVVTATQMLESMVASPRPTRAEATDVANAILDGTDAVMLSTETALGAYPTEAVRTMADIAREVEHHYPHAALRDRRLENFAPTIASSIAEAATRASAELNIPYIVTGTTTGNTAHHIAAFRPQARIVALTPVPEVARRLALLWGTQALLIESYASMDVLLYMTERHMLHEGLVRSGDSIAFTTGMPVGSGGTNVLKIHQIP; encoded by the coding sequence ATGGAGCCGGTGCTGCAAAAACGTACGAAAATCGTTGCGACTGTAGGACCGGCGTCGCGCGACCCTGCAATTCTGCGCTCGCTCTTCATTAGCGGCGCGAACGTCCTGCGGCTGAACTTCTCGCACGGCACTCGCGAGGAACACGCGAACGTCATCGCGGCTGCTCGCGAGATCTCCGCCAAGTTGGGAATTCACACGGCCATCTTGCAAGATCTGCCCGGGCCGAAAGTTCGAACCGGCCCGCTCGCCTCCGGAGTCTCCACGGTGCGGCTCGAGCGCGGTGCGAACTTCACGATCACGTCTCAACCCGTTGCCGGAAGCGCCGAGCGGGTCAGCTCGAGCTATCCCGATCTCGCCGCCGACGTGGCCATCGGCAAGCGCCTCTACTTGCAGGATGGCCAGATTACGTTGCTCGTTGTCGGTAAACGCGGAGACGACATCGAAACCACCGTCGAGTTCGGGGGCGCTTTGCGCGGCTCGGTCGGGATCAATTACTCTGATGGATCGCTCAACATCCCTTCGGTTACCAATCGAGATTTCGAGTTTCTCCAATTCGGTCTGGACCACGGTGTCGATTACGTTGCGCTTTCGTTCGTACGGTCGGCCGAGGACGTCGAGCGTGCCAAAGCATTCATCGCCGAGCGCAAAAAGCGCGTTCCGGTCATCGCCAAAATCGAAAAGCACGAAGCACTTACCGAACTGGACAATATCATCGCCGCTGCGGACGGCATCATGGTCGCGCGCGGCGACCTGGGAATCGAAGTCCCGATCGAAACCGTTCCGATCATTCAGAAACAAATCATTGCCAAATGCAATCGCGCGAGCAAGCCCGTCGTGACCGCGACTCAAATGCTGGAGTCCATGGTCGCTTCGCCACGTCCGACGCGCGCTGAAGCGACCGACGTCGCTAACGCAATTCTCGACGGGACCGACGCGGTCATGCTCTCCACCGAAACGGCACTTGGAGCCTACCCAACCGAAGCGGTGCGAACGATGGCCGACATCGCGCGCGAAGTCGAGCACCACTATCCGCACGCCGCCCTTCGCGACCGGCGGTTAGAGAACTTCGCGCCGACAATTGCGTCGTCGATTGCCGAGGCCGCAACGCGCGCCAGCGCCGAGCTGAACATCCCCTATATCGTCACCGGCACGACGACCGGCAACACGGCGCACCACATTGCGGCATTCCGCCCGCAAGCTCGCATCGTGGCGCTGACGCCGGTGCCCGAAGTCGCGCGGCGCCTCGCCCTGCTCTGGGGCACGCAAGCGCTGCTCATCGAATCCTATGCATCCATGGACGTTCTGCTGTACATGACCGAGCGTCACATGCTGCACGAAGGCTTGGTGCGTTCGGGGGACTCGATCGCGTTTACAACGGGAATGCCGGTCGGCTCGGGAGGAACCAACGTGTTAAAAATCCATCAGATTCCTTAA